In Geopsychrobacter electrodiphilus DSM 16401, a single window of DNA contains:
- a CDS encoding NAD-glutamate dehydrogenase domain-containing protein — translation MTETEKSRWFRQVSKSITARCLDAGANLQWIQEQMHAYLSVTMHDEAEAIGSLAIQLPYLKRNKRLVLRDTDKTLILARLNKPGSLYQTLRLLREREISYAQFTHSYSPVPGMSEELELQRFEFDRRTAEEITGAGEQRIPQRLQREVKNALKEHYPKYDFSRLDKEIRLLWINNESYVRVSPPRRVAQILWLYQQAVQGGGIYFDAEPAGEPQDEPEYRILFAAGNPPQLDFLEQIMEVYKRLGLGIERAYLLTIHNGLHTYFLGTFYLRGEGKMLLAKDGFLYNQLEEELFNTQILSTMSETYQRFLMTDKMTGVDAALTNAFASFCHTSLAHNQPDRFGYQEVENAFISDLEMTLRLVALFRLRFEPHLPGRDENYTREQLALAQSIDDYNTGHAYLDSIRRTVYRCALTFITNTLKTNFFVAGKHALAFRLNPEYLTELGVEFTDDLPPERPFRVTFFFGRHGCGYHIGFSDIARGGWRTVLAKNRDDFTTSCNTLFRENYVLAHTQHLKNKDIYEGGSKMVVALDAADLDNPETLTRRLYKMQYGFIQAFLDIFVTDKGIARDPRVVDYYGEDEPIELGPDENMHDEMIELIARISEKRGYILGPGVMSSKEFGINHKEYGVTSTGVIAFAEITMRHLGIDVRKDPFSVKITGGPGGDVAGNGLRILLDRCPKVQIRLILDGTGALVDPAGADHQALQKVVLKSDIDQYDPNALHDGGMMIFRSHTKHEGLRELYRKVTRKGEELIEEWITVDEFYRLFNQLIFEVKADLFIPAGGRPETIHAGNWQQFLINGKPSARAIIEGANSFITPEARDKLQAKGVIIMRDASANKCGVISSSYEIIANLLLTEKEFFANKEQYVGDVLEILEKRAADEARLIFRRYEEFGGTRSYTDISADLSKEINAHYARLFNYFQEHHELGNKPLYRRALLAHLPRILRESPAYRKRINKLPPKYHAAILASEIASSLVYQEDREAEYEQMLSGHLERHFNHVK, via the coding sequence ATGACCGAGACAGAAAAAAGCCGCTGGTTCCGTCAGGTTTCTAAATCGATCACCGCGCGTTGTCTGGACGCGGGCGCCAATCTGCAATGGATACAGGAGCAGATGCACGCCTATCTGTCGGTGACCATGCATGATGAAGCAGAGGCGATCGGATCACTCGCGATCCAGTTGCCTTACCTGAAACGCAATAAGCGCCTGGTGTTGCGTGACACCGACAAAACCCTGATCCTCGCCCGGTTGAATAAGCCGGGTTCTCTTTATCAGACCCTGCGTCTGCTGCGGGAGCGCGAAATCTCCTATGCGCAGTTCACTCATTCTTATTCTCCTGTTCCGGGGATGAGTGAAGAACTGGAATTGCAGCGCTTTGAGTTTGATCGCCGGACCGCCGAAGAGATTACGGGCGCCGGTGAGCAGCGCATTCCCCAGCGCTTGCAGCGCGAGGTCAAAAATGCGCTGAAAGAACACTATCCGAAATATGATTTTTCACGTCTTGATAAGGAGATTCGCCTGCTCTGGATCAATAATGAGAGCTATGTGCGAGTGTCCCCCCCGCGTCGGGTTGCCCAGATCCTCTGGCTGTATCAGCAGGCGGTGCAGGGCGGCGGGATCTATTTTGACGCCGAGCCGGCTGGAGAGCCGCAGGATGAACCTGAGTACCGCATTCTGTTCGCTGCCGGAAACCCGCCGCAGCTCGATTTTCTCGAGCAGATCATGGAGGTCTATAAACGTCTCGGTCTGGGGATCGAGCGGGCCTACCTGCTGACCATTCATAACGGTCTGCATACCTACTTTCTCGGTACCTTCTACCTGCGTGGCGAGGGGAAAATGCTACTGGCTAAGGATGGCTTTCTCTACAACCAGCTCGAAGAAGAGCTGTTCAATACCCAGATCCTGTCAACTATGTCGGAAACCTATCAACGGTTTTTGATGACCGACAAGATGACGGGTGTCGATGCCGCACTGACCAATGCCTTCGCCAGCTTCTGTCATACTTCACTGGCCCACAATCAGCCGGACCGCTTCGGCTACCAGGAGGTTGAAAACGCTTTTATCTCGGACCTTGAGATGACGCTGCGGCTGGTAGCGCTCTTCCGGCTGCGGTTTGAGCCTCATCTCCCCGGCCGCGACGAAAACTACACGCGCGAGCAGCTGGCTCTTGCTCAGTCGATTGATGATTACAATACGGGACATGCCTATCTCGACAGTATCCGCCGCACGGTCTATCGCTGTGCCCTGACCTTTATCACTAACACCCTGAAGACTAATTTCTTCGTCGCTGGAAAGCATGCCCTCGCCTTCCGTCTCAATCCGGAGTACCTCACTGAGCTGGGGGTAGAATTTACCGACGATTTGCCTCCGGAACGCCCCTTTCGGGTGACCTTCTTTTTCGGGCGGCACGGTTGTGGTTATCATATCGGCTTCTCTGATATCGCGCGTGGCGGCTGGCGCACGGTGCTGGCAAAAAACCGTGATGATTTTACCACCAGCTGCAATACCCTGTTCCGCGAAAACTATGTTCTGGCCCATACCCAACACCTGAAAAACAAGGATATCTACGAAGGCGGCTCGAAGATGGTGGTGGCGCTGGATGCCGCAGATCTTGACAATCCCGAAACCTTGACCCGACGTCTGTACAAGATGCAGTACGGTTTTATTCAGGCATTTCTCGATATTTTTGTGACCGATAAAGGGATCGCGCGTGACCCACGGGTGGTCGATTACTACGGCGAAGATGAGCCGATCGAACTCGGCCCCGATGAGAACATGCATGATGAAATGATCGAGCTGATCGCGCGGATTTCAGAAAAACGCGGCTATATCCTTGGACCCGGTGTGATGTCGAGCAAGGAGTTCGGTATCAATCACAAAGAGTACGGCGTGACCTCGACCGGCGTTATCGCCTTTGCCGAGATCACCATGAGACATCTGGGTATCGATGTGCGCAAAGATCCCTTCAGCGTCAAGATTACTGGCGGTCCGGGCGGTGATGTGGCCGGCAACGGCCTGCGGATCCTGCTCGATCGTTGCCCGAAGGTGCAGATTCGCCTGATCCTCGATGGCACCGGTGCTCTGGTTGATCCTGCCGGAGCCGACCATCAGGCACTGCAGAAGGTGGTGCTGAAGTCGGATATCGACCAGTACGATCCCAACGCCCTGCATGATGGCGGGATGATGATCTTCCGCAGCCATACCAAACACGAGGGGCTGCGCGAGCTCTATCGCAAAGTCACGCGCAAAGGGGAGGAGCTGATCGAAGAATGGATCACGGTCGATGAATTTTATCGACTCTTCAATCAGCTGATTTTCGAGGTTAAAGCCGATCTGTTTATCCCGGCGGGTGGCCGTCCTGAAACGATTCATGCCGGCAACTGGCAGCAGTTTCTGATCAACGGCAAGCCGAGCGCGCGGGCCATTATCGAAGGGGCCAACTCATTTATCACCCCGGAGGCGCGCGACAAATTACAGGCCAAGGGGGTCATCATCATGCGCGATGCTTCGGCCAACAAGTGCGGGGTCATCTCCTCCTCTTACGAGATTATCGCCAATCTGTTGCTGACCGAAAAAGAGTTCTTCGCCAATAAAGAACAATATGTCGGTGATGTGCTTGAAATTCTTGAAAAGCGGGCCGCCGACGAAGCGCGCCTGATCTTCCGTCGTTATGAAGAGTTTGGCGGTACCCGCAGCTATACCGATATCTCGGCGGATCTCTCCAAAGAGATCAATGCGCATTATGCGCGGCTCTTCAACTACTTCCAGGAGCATCACGAGCTGGGGAATAAACCCCTCTACCGCAGGGCGTTACTGGCGCACCTGCCGCGTATCCTGCGGGAAAGTCCCGCTTACCGCAAGCGGATCAACAAGTTGCCGCCCAAGTATCATGCGGCGATTCTGGCGAGTGAGATTGCTTCATCGCTGGTTTATCAGGAAGATCGCGAAGCCGAATACGAACAGATGCTCAGTGGGCATCTGGAGCGACACTTTAACCACGTTAAATAA
- a CDS encoding universal stress protein, whose protein sequence is MIPVYRRILYATDLSVSAPSVFKHVIAAARANDARINILHVLPEVDAAMINYVATIMGADKLAAAEISHKDEVAANLLKRLKEFAAEELADHPEDLERIDSIDVLSGQPASTILSEARKSQADLLIIGTHGKGRLEYAFLGSVAQKIMRRAEIPVMLVPLPH, encoded by the coding sequence ATGATTCCAGTCTACAGAAGAATCCTTTACGCGACCGATCTGTCGGTCAGCGCACCTTCGGTGTTCAAGCATGTTATTGCCGCCGCGCGCGCTAACGATGCACGGATCAACATCCTGCATGTGCTGCCTGAAGTTGATGCCGCTATGATCAACTATGTCGCGACTATCATGGGGGCCGACAAGCTGGCGGCCGCCGAGATCAGCCATAAGGATGAAGTTGCAGCCAATCTGCTGAAACGACTCAAAGAGTTTGCCGCTGAAGAGTTGGCCGATCATCCCGAGGATCTGGAACGGATTGATTCCATAGATGTTTTATCAGGGCAACCGGCGTCGACGATTCTGAGCGAAGCGCGCAAGAGCCAGGCTGATCTGCTGATCATCGGGACCCACGGCAAGGGTCGATTGGAATACGCTTTTTTAGGAAGCGTGGCACAAAAGATAATGCGTCGCGCCGAAATTCCGGTTATGCTTGTCCCTTTACCCCATTGA
- a CDS encoding TRAP transporter permease, protein MSGVTDLPLDDGIEAARKIAEEEELGLRRAGGWQRLVVPTIAMCWSLFQLSLSSWLMLDSTYIRAIHLAFALSLIFLSYPALRRDVATPGLRWMGEKHKIPLVDMVLAVVSVLAALYIVFDYEGLASRVGLPISRDLLIGGLLILILLEATRRVMGVALPAIAIAFSCYLFFAPHMPDFMAFKGASVTRFIGQIALTTEGIYGIPLDVSARIVFLFVLFGTLLERAGAGRFFIDLAMSLLGRYKGGPAKAAVLSSGLTGMISGSSIANVVTCGTFTIPLMKKVGYPAEKAAAIEVAAAVDGQIMPPIMGAAAFIIAEYVNVPYLEVCKAAAIPAFASYATLFYLTHIEAGKLGLMGLPKADLPRFFKTLLSGLHFILPVGVLLYELIIPRHSPDLSAFHATLALFLVMLVQHAVRAKFKGGDVVAGFFQGARDIRDGMIAGARNMVGVAAACAAAGIIVGGVTMGIGGMITEIIASLSGGNIFIMLVITAIASLLLGMGLPTTATYIVMASLTAPVIVHIAGAQGFFVPLISAHLFCFYFGILADDTPPVGLAAYAAAAIAKSDPIKTGFQSFYYDIRAAILPFMFIFNTDILLWHINSWTTALVIFAMTCLGTFAFASLTQGYFIARNRWYEMPILIAISAIMFRPGFFAEAMGLGPNKHWLYLIGIGLWILLYLLQKPRADRETAKLLTGTAGA, encoded by the coding sequence ATGTCCGGAGTGACCGATCTACCATTGGATGATGGGATTGAGGCGGCGCGTAAGATCGCTGAGGAAGAAGAGCTTGGCCTGCGTCGTGCCGGTGGCTGGCAGCGCCTGGTGGTGCCGACCATCGCTATGTGCTGGTCCCTGTTTCAGCTCTCGCTGTCCAGTTGGCTGATGCTCGATTCGACCTATATCCGCGCCATTCACCTCGCCTTCGCCCTGTCGCTGATCTTTCTTTCCTACCCGGCCCTGCGTCGTGACGTGGCGACACCGGGGCTGCGCTGGATGGGAGAGAAGCACAAGATTCCGCTCGTCGATATGGTTCTGGCCGTCGTCTCGGTGCTCGCCGCGCTGTACATTGTTTTCGACTATGAGGGGCTGGCGTCCCGGGTTGGTCTGCCGATCTCCCGCGATCTACTGATTGGCGGTTTGCTGATCCTCATCCTGCTTGAGGCGACCCGCCGGGTCATGGGGGTGGCCCTGCCGGCTATCGCCATCGCCTTCAGTTGCTACCTCTTCTTTGCCCCGCATATGCCCGATTTCATGGCCTTCAAGGGGGCTAGCGTCACGCGGTTCATCGGACAGATCGCGCTGACCACCGAAGGGATCTACGGTATTCCGCTCGATGTCTCGGCGCGCATCGTCTTTCTGTTTGTGCTGTTTGGAACCCTGCTTGAGCGTGCCGGCGCCGGGCGTTTCTTCATCGATCTGGCCATGAGCCTGCTTGGACGCTACAAAGGTGGACCGGCCAAGGCGGCGGTGCTGTCGAGTGGCCTGACCGGTATGATCTCGGGCTCGTCAATTGCCAACGTGGTGACCTGTGGCACCTTTACCATTCCGTTGATGAAGAAGGTCGGTTACCCGGCCGAGAAGGCCGCCGCGATCGAGGTGGCCGCCGCCGTCGACGGTCAGATTATGCCGCCGATCATGGGGGCCGCGGCCTTCATCATCGCCGAGTACGTCAACGTCCCTTACCTGGAAGTCTGCAAGGCGGCAGCCATTCCGGCCTTTGCTTCTTACGCCACGCTCTTCTATCTGACCCACATCGAGGCTGGTAAGCTCGGTCTGATGGGACTGCCCAAGGCCGATCTGCCGCGCTTCTTCAAAACCCTGCTCAGCGGGCTGCACTTTATTCTGCCAGTCGGGGTTCTCCTTTATGAACTGATCATTCCGCGTCACTCACCTGACCTTTCAGCCTTTCATGCGACCCTCGCCCTGTTTCTGGTGATGCTCGTCCAGCATGCGGTGCGCGCCAAATTCAAAGGCGGGGATGTGGTCGCGGGTTTCTTTCAGGGCGCGCGGGATATCCGCGATGGCATGATCGCCGGAGCACGTAATATGGTGGGGGTGGCGGCTGCCTGTGCCGCCGCCGGGATTATCGTCGGTGGGGTTACTATGGGGATCGGCGGCATGATCACCGAGATTATTGCCAGTTTGAGCGGTGGCAACATCTTTATCATGCTGGTGATCACCGCCATCGCCAGCCTGCTGCTCGGGATGGGGCTGCCGACCACCGCAACCTACATTGTCATGGCTTCGCTGACCGCCCCGGTCATCGTTCATATCGCCGGGGCTCAGGGCTTCTTCGTGCCGCTGATCTCGGCGCACCTGTTCTGCTTCTATTTCGGAATCCTTGCGGATGACACGCCGCCGGTCGGGCTCGCGGCCTATGCCGCAGCGGCCATCGCCAAGTCCGATCCGATCAAGACCGGCTTCCAGTCTTTCTACTACGATATCCGCGCCGCGATTCTGCCGTTTATGTTCATCTTCAACACCGATATCCTGCTCTGGCATATAAACAGCTGGACCACGGCGCTGGTCATCTTTGCCATGACATGCCTGGGGACTTTCGCCTTCGCCTCCCTGACCCAGGGTTATTTTATCGCCCGCAACCGCTGGTACGAGATGCCGATCCTGATCGCCATCAGCGCCATCATGTTCCGCCCCGGATTCTTCGCCGAGGCGATGGGCCTGGGACCGAATAAACACTGGCTCTACCTGATCGGCATCGGGTTGTGGATATTGCTCTATCTGCTGCAGAAGCCGCGTGCCGATCGTGAGACGGCTAAATTATTAACCGGCACTGCAGGCGCATAA
- a CDS encoding TAXI family TRAP transporter solute-binding subunit — MKNLLYIALALTIAVTMVPVNGFAAQRYVTIGTGGVTGVYYPTGGAIAKMVNQKRKEYNLRATVESTGGSVFNVNAVMTGDLEFGIVQSDRQYQAYHGTADWEGKPQTKLRAVFSIHPELVTIVAAADKNIKTVADLKGKVVNIGNPGSGQRGNAIDLFEAAGIDYNKDLQAEGLKAAESAGMLQDGRIDAFFYTVGHPNGSVKEAVAGARKVNFVAVPADITDKLVKKFPYYAKGDIPVEMYPGVANTTDVPTFGVKATLVTNADVPDDIVYAITKEVFENFEDFKKLHPAYAHLTKKQMLEGMSAPIHPGAMKYYKEAGLM, encoded by the coding sequence ATGAAAAACCTGCTTTACATCGCCCTGGCGTTGACGATTGCCGTCACTATGGTCCCGGTAAACGGCTTTGCTGCCCAACGTTATGTGACAATCGGCACCGGCGGCGTAACCGGCGTCTATTATCCGACCGGCGGCGCTATCGCTAAAATGGTGAATCAGAAGCGCAAAGAATACAATTTGCGCGCCACAGTCGAATCGACCGGCGGTTCGGTTTTTAATGTCAATGCGGTCATGACCGGAGACCTGGAGTTCGGGATCGTTCAGTCCGATCGTCAGTATCAGGCCTATCATGGCACGGCTGATTGGGAGGGCAAGCCGCAGACCAAGCTGCGCGCCGTTTTCTCGATCCACCCCGAACTGGTCACCATCGTGGCTGCTGCTGACAAAAACATCAAGACCGTCGCCGATCTCAAAGGTAAGGTCGTAAATATCGGCAACCCCGGTTCCGGTCAGCGTGGAAACGCTATCGATCTGTTCGAAGCTGCCGGCATTGATTACAACAAGGATCTCCAGGCCGAGGGCCTGAAGGCCGCTGAGTCGGCTGGCATGCTGCAGGACGGCCGCATTGATGCGTTCTTCTATACTGTCGGTCATCCCAACGGTTCGGTTAAGGAAGCTGTCGCCGGCGCGCGCAAGGTCAATTTTGTTGCAGTCCCCGCCGATATCACTGACAAGCTGGTCAAAAAATTCCCTTATTATGCCAAGGGCGATATCCCTGTCGAAATGTATCCTGGCGTGGCCAATACGACCGACGTCCCGACCTTCGGGGTTAAGGCGACTCTGGTTACCAACGCCGATGTGCCAGACGATATTGTCTATGCGATCACCAAAGAGGTGTTTGAGAACTTCGAAGATTTCAAAAAACTGCACCCGGCATACGCGCACCTGACCAAGAAGCAGATGCTTGAAGGGATGAGCGCTCCGATTCACCCCGGTGCCATGAAGTACTATAAGGAAGCTGGTCTGATGTAG
- a CDS encoding sigma-54-dependent transcriptional regulator: protein MTTDKYPAFKILMVDDELPWLRSLGMTLEGPGGFENLMQCDDSRQVMKLLAQHDVGVVLLDLTMPHLGGEELLQLIKRDFPATQVIILSGMNQLETAVGCMRQGAFDYFVKTVEEDRLLDGVRRAVRMVELQRENHEIRRRLLAPKLEHPEIFSEIITRDPRMISVFTYLESIAASRHPLLILGESGVGKELIARVAHRLAQPGGLLVSVNVAGLDDNVFADTLFGHRKGAFTGAERDRRGMIEQATGGTLFLDEIGDLSAASQVKLLRLLQEGEYYPLGSDTPQHIQARVICATHQDLAAAVAAGNFRNDLYYRLHAHQVRIPPLRERREDIALLLEHFLELAAAELDKSVPTPPRELSALLGSYSFPGNIRELQTMVQDAVSRHRGGVLSMQTFVERTGTTREQLILATDNPFTDLHELPTLSVATELLVDAALLRARDNQSLAARLLGISQPALSKRLKLRRQPDDKGV from the coding sequence TTGACCACTGACAAATATCCCGCCTTTAAGATTTTAATGGTCGATGATGAGCTCCCCTGGCTGCGCAGCCTGGGGATGACCCTCGAAGGCCCCGGTGGATTCGAAAATCTGATGCAGTGTGATGACAGTCGTCAGGTGATGAAACTGCTGGCTCAGCATGATGTCGGGGTGGTGCTGCTTGATCTGACCATGCCACACCTGGGAGGGGAGGAACTGCTGCAGTTGATCAAGCGCGATTTCCCGGCGACCCAGGTCATAATCCTTTCGGGGATGAACCAGCTGGAAACTGCAGTCGGCTGCATGCGGCAGGGGGCGTTTGATTATTTCGTCAAGACTGTTGAAGAGGACCGTCTACTTGACGGGGTTAGACGTGCCGTGCGGATGGTCGAACTGCAGCGTGAAAACCATGAAATTCGTCGGCGTTTGCTGGCACCCAAGCTGGAGCATCCTGAAATTTTCAGCGAAATCATCACGCGTGATCCGCGGATGATTTCGGTCTTTACTTATCTTGAGTCGATCGCCGCCTCGCGTCACCCGCTCTTGATTCTTGGGGAGAGTGGCGTCGGTAAAGAACTGATCGCCCGCGTTGCCCACAGGCTGGCGCAACCCGGGGGGCTACTGGTCAGTGTCAATGTGGCCGGACTCGATGACAACGTCTTCGCCGACACCCTGTTTGGGCATCGTAAGGGGGCCTTTACCGGCGCCGAGCGCGACCGACGTGGCATGATCGAACAGGCGACTGGTGGGACCCTGTTTCTGGACGAGATCGGTGATCTGTCGGCCGCGAGTCAGGTCAAATTATTGCGTCTGCTGCAAGAGGGGGAATATTATCCCCTCGGCAGCGATACCCCACAGCATATTCAGGCGCGGGTCATCTGCGCGACTCATCAGGATCTGGCGGCGGCGGTTGCCGCAGGAAATTTCCGCAATGACCTCTATTATCGTCTGCACGCCCACCAGGTGCGGATTCCACCGCTGCGCGAACGGCGCGAGGACATCGCACTGCTGCTTGAGCATTTTTTGGAACTTGCTGCTGCGGAGCTCGATAAATCGGTACCGACCCCACCCCGTGAACTGAGCGCCCTGCTCGGCAGCTACAGCTTCCCGGGGAATATTCGTGAACTGCAGACCATGGTGCAGGATGCGGTCAGTCGGCATCGCGGTGGCGTGTTGTCGATGCAGACTTTTGTTGAACGGACCGGTACCACACGGGAACAGTTGATCCTGGCGACGGACAACCCGTTTACGGATCTGCACGAACTGCCAACGCTTTCGGTCGCGACCGAACTGTTGGTGGATGCCGCTTTGCTGCGGGCCAGAGATAATCAGTCTCTCGCGGCCCGACTTCTGGGGATCTCCCAGCCAGCCCTCAGCAAACGTCTCAAACTCCGACGTCAACCCGACGACAAAGGGGTATAA
- a CDS encoding transporter substrate-binding domain-containing protein, which yields MQISRWLAALLFCLLAATAVLAEDNGAADRTIVVGGDRNYPPYEFLDADGQPAGFNVELTRAIAEVMGMDLEIRLGPWGEMRQGLASGKIDILQGMAWTRERTREVDFSTPHAKVHQSIWIRKGSTVRSLQDLAGHEVIVMRGSVMHDYILQRPKLKVRLRLVATLEDALRSLSAGVADAALVAKLPGEYLIQKDGLDNITPIAKPLVAQDYGYAVKKGNVDLLARFNEGLVLLNKSGRYRPIYEKWLGVLPRPGIALSQIVQIGAIVLLPLLLILGLTVFWSRTLKRQVALRTLDLEQEVAKNRQAFRELEVRQQQLIQADKLSSLGILTSGVAHEINNPNGLILLNLPLLKKSWDDALRLLQEHYRLQGDFKLGWLNFSRMRHEIPQMLEEMQQGASRIKRIVEDLKDFTRQDSAELDEAVDLSQVAETALRLVDNSLKQATDHFRAELTPDMPRFRGNAQRIEQVLVNLLLNACHALKSRDEAIELRTGVQADGWLFLEVRDQGCGIAAAHLPKLTDPFFTTRREEGGTGLGLSVSAGIVQDHGGRLEFTSIVGHGTSVLLLLPAQGESS from the coding sequence ATGCAGATTTCTAGATGGCTCGCGGCGCTGCTGTTCTGCCTTCTGGCAGCGACAGCCGTCCTGGCTGAAGATAATGGTGCCGCCGACCGGACGATTGTGGTCGGCGGCGACCGGAACTACCCGCCCTACGAATTCCTCGATGCCGATGGCCAGCCGGCCGGTTTCAATGTTGAATTAACGCGCGCCATCGCCGAGGTGATGGGGATGGATCTCGAAATTCGTCTCGGCCCCTGGGGGGAGATGCGTCAGGGGCTGGCCTCAGGCAAAATTGATATTCTGCAGGGCATGGCCTGGACACGTGAGCGGACCCGGGAGGTCGATTTTTCGACACCCCACGCCAAGGTCCATCAGTCGATCTGGATCCGCAAAGGTTCGACCGTCAGAAGTTTACAGGATCTGGCCGGGCATGAGGTGATCGTCATGCGTGGCTCCGTGATGCACGACTACATTCTGCAGCGCCCGAAACTGAAGGTGCGTCTGCGCCTGGTTGCAACCCTGGAAGACGCCCTGCGCAGCCTCTCTGCAGGAGTCGCTGATGCCGCCCTGGTTGCCAAGCTGCCGGGTGAATACCTGATTCAAAAGGACGGGTTAGATAATATCACCCCGATCGCCAAGCCGTTGGTGGCGCAGGATTACGGTTACGCGGTCAAAAAAGGGAATGTCGACCTGCTGGCACGCTTCAATGAGGGGCTGGTGCTGCTCAACAAATCTGGTCGTTACCGTCCGATCTATGAAAAATGGCTCGGAGTTTTACCCCGCCCAGGAATCGCTCTCAGCCAGATTGTTCAAATCGGGGCCATTGTCTTGCTGCCTTTATTGCTGATTTTGGGGTTGACTGTCTTCTGGTCGCGGACCCTGAAAAGGCAGGTTGCTCTGCGTACCTTGGATCTTGAACAGGAAGTCGCTAAAAATCGTCAGGCATTTCGTGAGCTTGAGGTCCGGCAGCAACAGCTGATCCAGGCGGACAAACTCTCTTCGCTGGGGATTCTGACCTCGGGGGTGGCACATGAAATCAATAACCCGAACGGCCTGATTCTGCTCAATCTGCCCCTGCTTAAAAAATCCTGGGATGATGCCCTGCGTCTGCTGCAGGAGCATTATCGACTCCAGGGTGACTTCAAGCTCGGCTGGCTTAACTTTTCACGCATGCGCCATGAGATCCCGCAGATGCTCGAAGAGATGCAGCAGGGGGCCAGCCGCATCAAACGGATTGTTGAAGATCTCAAGGACTTTACCCGCCAGGACAGCGCCGAACTGGATGAGGCGGTCGACTTGAGCCAGGTGGCAGAGACGGCGCTCCGCCTGGTCGATAACTCATTGAAGCAGGCGACCGATCATTTCCGGGCGGAGTTGACCCCGGATATGCCGCGTTTTCGCGGCAATGCCCAACGGATTGAACAGGTTCTGGTCAATCTGCTGCTCAATGCCTGTCATGCCCTGAAAAGCCGGGATGAGGCGATTGAGCTGCGTACGGGGGTGCAGGCTGATGGCTGGTTGTTCCTCGAGGTGCGTGATCAGGGTTGCGGGATTGCTGCGGCACACCTGCCGAAATTAACCGATCCGTTCTTTACCACCAGACGTGAAGAGGGCGGGACCGGATTGGGACTTTCTGTTTCTGCCGGAATCGTTCAGGACCATGGCGGCCGGCTTGAATTTACCTCGATTGTGGGCCATGGCACCTCTGTCCTGCTGCTGCTGCCCGCACAAGGAGAATCCTCTTGA